The Microbacterium esteraromaticum genome contains the following window.
GCGATCGAGCACCTTGGCGGGCGGCGCGATGCCGGCGCAGTTGACGACGACGCGCAGCGGCGCGATCGCCTGGGCGGATGCCACGGCCGCAGCGATCTGGTCGGGGTCGGTCACATCAGCCGGGGCGAAGATACCGCCCAGTTCGGCGGCGATCTCCTCACCGTTCGAGGTGGGCAGGTCAACGATCGTGACCTGCGCTCCGGCTGCGGCGAGCCGCCGCGCGGTGGCCAGACCGAGACCGCTGGCGCCGCCTGTGATGAGGGCGCCCTGTCCGGTGATCTGCATCGTGTTCTCCTTTGAAACGGCACGGCACCTGAGCCCGGCGTCGCGTGCGACTGAGTCTCAGCATACGTGGTTCCGAGTACCGCCACTACTGGCGGATCTCTCACGAGAAGCGGATGCTGAGGGCATGGACCTGCGTCGCAAGCGAGCCTACGACACCCCCTCGCCCGAAGACGGCTTCCGCGTGCTGGTCGACCGGCTGTGGCCGCGAGGGGTCTCGAAGCAGAACGCAGAGATCGACCTGTGGGCCAAGGACGTCACACCGACTAGCGAGCTGCGTCGGGAATGGCACGCGGCACCGGCATCCGATTTCGAGATCTACGCAGCGCGCTATCGCGCACAGTTGGCCGCCGACGACGCGGGCGCGCTGCGCGCGCTCGCGGACGAGCTGAGCGAACATCCGGTCGTCACGCTCGTCTACGCCGCGCGTGACACCGAGCACAACCACGTCATCGTCCTGGAGCGGGCCCTGCACGACCTCGCCCCGTAGCCCCCCTCCTTTCCTCCCCCGTCCCCCCTCGCCCCTCCCTTCCCCACCCCTCCCTTGCACTGAGAAACCACTTCCCGTCTGAGAAATCACCTCAGACGTGGTTTCTCGAGCGGGAAGTGGTTTCTCAGCGGCGCAGGGGCGCGCGGGGCAGGCGCGCGCAGGGGCGCGCGGGGCGGGGAGAATGAGGGGTGTGTCGATCCCTGTGATGCCCGTCGTTGTTCCGCCGCGCGTGCGCGAGCTCGCCAGGGGTGCCGCGCTCGAATGCGTCTGGCAGAACGATCTCGGCGGCCTGACGCTGCGCGCGGCCCCGCAATACGGTGAGCCGTTCTTCATCAAGTGGGGACCCCGTCACGACGAGTCGACCATGCGCGACGAGGCGGAGCGGATGCAGTGGGCGGGGCGATGGGCTCGGGTTCCGCAAGTGCTCAGTCACGGGGAGGATGCCGCCGAGGAGTGGCTGGTGACGGCAGCCCTCGCGGGCGACAGCGCCGTATCGCCGTACTGGAGAGAGCGCCCCGAGACGGCTGTGCGCGCCGTCGGAGAAGCGCTGCGCGCCTGGCACGACGCGTTGCCCGTCGAAGAATGCCCATGGGACTGGGGCGTAGCCGCCCGTATCGACGCCGCCGAGCAGCGCGGCATCCGTGTGCCCGAGAGCCTGCGCACGCCGCCGCCGATCGACCGGCTCGTCGTCGCGCACGCCGACGCCTGCTGCCCCAACACGCTTCTCGACACAAACGGACGCTGGCTGGCACACGTCGACCTCGGCCAGATGGGCACCGCCGACCGCTGGGCAGATCTCGCCGTCGCCGCCATGAGCACCGAGTGGAACTACGGCCCCGGCTGGGACGACACACTCATCGCCGCGTACGGCATCGCCCCCGATCCGGCCCGCCAGGCCTACTACCGCGCCCTCTGGAACGCCACCTGACCCCGCACTGCCTCGCCCATTCCCCTACCCACTCCCGTGAGAAACCACTTCCCGTGTGAGACATCACACTGGACGCGGTTTCTCACACGGGAAGTGGTTTCTCAGCGGAAGGGAACGCGAGCGCGAGCGACGCGAGCGGCGCGCTAGGCGGGGCCGAGGATGAAGTTCCAGGCGCCGGTCGCGACGGCGGCGATGATGGCGGATGCTGAGATCGCCGCACCGGCGAGCAATAGCATCCACTCGCGGGCGCCGAAGCGCGCGGGGCGCGCCCACGTGCGCCGCACGTCCGCCCCGAACCCACGCGCTTCCATGGCCGTCGACAGCTTCGCCCCACGTCGGATCGACAGCACCAGCAGCGCGAACGCCATCCCCAGGAACCTGCGCACGCGCCCCCGATCGGCGACACCTCGGGCGCGACGCGCCAATTCGAGCGCACGCCAGTCGTCGACGAACAGGCCGACCATGCGCAGTCCCGCCAGCGCCCCCAGCACGAAACGCGCCGGGAGCCGCAGGGTCTGCGCCAGACCATCAGCGAGGTCGGTCGGATCGACGGTGACGAAGAGCACCACCGAGGGCAGTGCGATCGCCAGCACCCGCAGCATGGTCGCTCCCGCCAACGCCAGCGAGCCGTCACTCACCCGCACCAGGAACCACTCGACGTAGACCGTGCCGCTCGGCTCGCCGTACAGCGCAATGGTCACGCCGGTCAGCGGCGCGGCCAGCCACACCGGCCAGGTGCGCACCCAGAATTCCCGCCAGCCGATTCCGGCGAACAGGAACAGCACGCACTCCAACGCCAGCGCGACGGCGGCCGAGACCATGTCGAGGGTGAGGATCAACGGCAGGGCGATCAGCGCACTCGCGCCCAACTTCGCCACCGGGTTGATCTGCGCCATCGCGCCCGTGCGTGCCCGGGTCTCCAGGAGCGTCATGCGCCCACCCCCAGTGTGAAGCGCTCGGCATGCAGGGCTTCGACGACATCGAGGTCATGGGTGACCGTCACCAGCGCGGCGCCATCGTCGCGCAGGTCGGCGAGCATGGCCACGAGTTCTTGCCAGGTGCGGGCGTCCTGCCCGAAGGTGGGCTCGTCGAGCACGAGCACCCGAGGCCGGGTGGCCAGCGCCGCAGCAACGGTGAGCCGCCGCTTCTCGCCACCGGACAGCGTGTACGGGTTGGCCTTCGCGAGCCGTTCCAGCCGCAGCCGTTGCAGCAGTTCGTCGCTGCGGGCGGCGATCTCGCCCTCAGCGAGCCCGAGCGAGCGTGGTCCGACGGCGAGTTCGTCCTGCACCGTGGAGGCCAGCAGTTGGTGCTCCGGTTCTTGGAACACGGTGCCGATGCGCGTCAGCAACTGCCGCGACGCCCACCGGATCGGATGCGGCCCCGCTCCGCCGGCGAGGGCATCCGAGGCCGTCACGGCGCCCGACGCCGGTGGGAGGAGCCCCGCCAGCGTCAGGCCGAGCGTGGATTTTCCGGCGCCGTTCGGCCCGGTGATCGCCAGGGTGGAACCTGCCCGCACGGCCACGTCGATACCGGATGCCACAGTCGTGCCGCGCACGCGCGCCACCGCAAGGTCGTCGCCGCGCAGCAGCACGTCGCCGGGGGCGGATGCCGGTGGTGCGGGATGCTTCGGCGGAAAGCCCGGCACCCACACTCCGGCCTGTGCGAGGCGCTCGCCCTGCGCGGTGAGCACGGCATCCGGATTCCCGTCGGCGATCACCCCGGTTCCGCCGGCACCGTCGTCGCCGATCACGATGACCCGATCGATCAGCGGCAACCAGACGTCGAGTCGGTGTTCGACGACGATCAGCGTGGTGCGCTGCGCGGCCAGCATCCGCTCCACGGCGTCGCGCACCTCGGCGATGCCGTCGGGGTCAAGGTTCGCCGTCGGCTCGTCGAGCAGCAGCAGTCCTGGCCGCATCGCAAGCGACCCGGCGAGCGCGAGGCGCTGCTTCTGCCCACCCGAGAGCGCCTTCGTCGGGCGATCCCGCGGCACGTCGAGGCCCACGGCGTCGAGCGCGGCGTCGACGCGGCGCCAGATCTCGTCCCGGGGCAGGCCGAGGTTCTCACATCCGAAGGCGACGTCGTCGCCGACGCGCGCAAGGATGACCTGCGAGTCGGGGTCCTGCAGCACAAGGCCGGCCCGGCCGCGCGCGGCCGCGGCGGGCAGGCCATCGATGAGCAGCTCACCCTCGGCCTCGCCCTCCTCATCACCGCCGAGCACACCGGCCAGGCCATGCATGAGCGTCGACTTGCCGGCACCCGAGGCGCCGAGCAGCAGTACCCGCTCACCGGGCTCGATGCGCAGCGTGACATCGCGTACCGCCCAGGCGAGGCGACTGGCGTGCCGCCAGCCCCATCCACGCGCCTCGACCGCGGCGGGCGCGATCCCTCCTGACACCATGGCGATCGCCGGTCGGTCAGACCCGCTTGCGCACCTCTCGGCCCGAGCCGAAGCGGTCGAGAGCACCCGTAGCCGCGAGGCCCCGGGCGAGCAGCCAGCCGAGCAGACCGGCGAGTACGGCGCCCGAGATGACGGTGCAGATCAGGTAGACGACGGTGAAGGCTGCGTCGGCACCCGCGAACCACAGGATCATGTTATTGATCCCGCCCAGCAGGGCGGCGCCGGCGCCGGCGAGCATCGCCACGGGCAGCGACCAGACACGGTACGCGAAGAGCAGGAAGATCAGTTCGGCGCCGAGGCCCTGCACGAGTCCGGCCTCAATGGTGAGGAACCCGCCCCACTGTGCGCCGGCCAGGGCCGAGACGACGGCGGCGAGGGTCTCGACGTAGATCGCAGCGCCGGCCTTGCGGATGATGAGGCCACCCAGCACGCCGGCGATCAGCCACGGCCCGTCGAGCAGTCCCTGCACGCCGGGCAGCAGCGGGTCGAGCAGCGCCTTGGGGCCGAGGTAGCCAACGTTCCACAGCAGGAACAGAACACCGCAGGCGACGCCCAGCACGCTGGCGACGACGATGTCGACGATGCGCCAGCGCCAGATCTCGGGGCGCATACGCCCCGTGTTCGTGGACGCGGAACTGGACGTGGACGTGCTCATAGGAACTCCTCCCTGCGCCGGCATGATCCGGATCAGGTTCGACGGTCGAAGCGCTCTTCGCTTCCTCTCAGCCCGGCGGTCCGGACTCCCGTGGTGGTTCATCGATCATATCCCGCCGACCGCACACAGGGACGTTGGGTAGCGTGGACGGGTGACCACCTCCCCCGAGTCCACGCGCCCCGCCACGCGCCGTGAACTGCGCGAGCGTGCCCACCCGCAGACGACGGAGTCCTCTCGTGCTCCGCTGCCCGCATTCGGTGACACACTGCGCACTCCTGACAACACCGTCATTGATGACGTGCCCGCCCCGAACGACGACGCCGTCGACGACGCCGAACGCTTCTCAGACGCGCCGCCCCTGGGCGACACGCGGGCTGCCGCCCCGTCGTGGGATACCGGTTTCGCCGCGTATGCCGTCGATACTGTCGCTGTGGACGCCGTCGAGAACGACCCGGAGCCGGCGTTCCTCAGCGCCTTCGACGATGACGATGCTCCGACGCGCGAGAACCCGGTGCTCTCTCCCGACGCCAGCGAGCCCAGCGGCACCGCCGTCGGTTCGGATGCTGCGGACGAGCCCTCTGCGCCGCAAACGGCTTGGGCGGATGAAAAGCGGCCGCCGACCGCACTGACCTGGCTCGATACCGCGACGTTGAAGGCTGAGTCGCTGCCGGAACCCCGGAGCACGCCCGACCTCCTCGACGGCGCACATCTAGCGCCGAGCTGGCGACGCCCGGGAGTACTGATCCCCCTCGGGATCGTCGGAACCCTGTGCGGCGCATACGTCGCCTCGACTCTGCTGTGGCCGCTCGACGCGGTCGCTCCTGCAGCGGCCGCCGTGAAGACAGAGATCGCGCCGGCAGAAGCGGCAGCTCTCACCTGGCCGGAAACCGGCAGCGCCGCCGTCGCGGTAGAGGGAATCGGGCCCGCCTCATCGACGACCGAGCGCGACGAGATCGCCAGCATCACGAAGGTCGCCACGGTGCTGATGATCCTCGACGAGCTGCCGCTGCAGCCCGGCGAGGAGGGGCCGAGCTTCGCCTTCGACTACGGCGACACGCTGGAGTACTGGCAGTACCGCAACCTGAACCAGTCGGCCCTCGATGTGCCGGTGGGCGGCAGCCTCACGCAGTACCAGATGCTGCAGGGCATTCTGCTCGGCTCGGCCAACAACTACACCGACCGCCTGTCGGACGAGATCTGGGGCTCGGACTGGGCGTTCTCGCAGGCATCCGAGAAGTGGTTGAGTGATCACGGCCTCGGTGGGATCACTCTCGCCTCGCCCTCCGGCTTCAGCGAGTTCAACACGGCTTCGCCCGCAGATCTGACCAAGCTGGGTCAGTTGGCCATGAAGAACCCGGTGGTCGCCGAGATCGTCGCGACGCGTTCTGCGGAGATCCCCGGTGCGGGCACGGTCGAGAACACCAACGGCATGCTCGAGGATGCCGGTGTAGTGGGCATCAAGACCGGCACTCTGTCGCACTGGAACCTGCTGACGGCCAAGGACGTGCCCGTCGGCGGAACGTCCGTGCGCGTCTACGCCTCGGTGCTCGGCCAGGACGACGATGACACCCGCCTCGCCGTGACGCGGCAGCTGTTCGCCGAGGTCGAGAAGTCGCTCGCCGAGCAGCCCGTTGCTGTACCGGCCGGCAGCGTGGTCGGACACGTCACCGCCGAGTGGGGCGGTCGCGTCGAGATCGTGACGGATGCTGACGCCCAGGTCGTGCTCTGGAACGGCGCGACGGCCACCGCCGACACCGAACTCGATCTCGGGGATGCCACGCAGACCGGCACCGTGGTGGGCACGCTCACCGTCGATGGCCCGACCGGAACCGCCGAAACGTCGGTCTCGCTCGCCGATGAGGTCGCGCCGCCGAGCATCTGGTGGCGTCTGACGCACCCGATGGCGCTGTTCGGTATCGACTGACGCATGCGCTGGGACTGGAACTGAGCCCAGCACTGAGACAAGAGCGCCCGCCCCGATTTCCGGGGCGGGCGCTCTCGCGTTGAGGCGCGACGAGTCAGTCCTGGCGGGCCTCGGCGGCGCCGACCTCGACGTCCTCCGCGGCATCGCCGGTGACGATCACGGGGATCGATCCGGTCATGGCCTCTTCGGCGTCGATATCGGTCGCGGCCTGCTCGAACTGCGACTGGTACAGGCGCCAGTAGGCGCCCTGCTGCGCGATCAGCTGCTCGTGGTCACCCTGTTCGACGATGTCGCCGTGCTCCATCACCAGGATCAAGTCGGCATCGCGGATCGTCGACAGACGGTGCGCGATCACGAACGAGGTGCGTCCCTCGCGCAGGGCCGCCATGGCGTGCTGCAGCAGTACCTCGGTGCGGGTATCGACCGCGCTGGTCGCCTCGTCGAGGATGAGGATCGACGGCTGTGCGACGAAGGCCCGCGCGATCGTGATCAGCTGCCGCTCACCGGCCGACACGTTCGAGGCGTCCTCATCGAGCACGGTCTCGTACCCCTCGGGGAGCGAGTGCACGAAGCGGTCGACGTACGTCGCCTCGGCGGCCGCGACGATCTCGTCGTCGGACGCCGACGCGTTGCCGTAGCGGATGTTCTCACGGATGCTGCCGCCGAACAGCCACGGATCCTGCAGCACCATGCCCGTTCGGCCGCGCAGGTCGTCACGCGTCATCTGCGCGATGTCCTGCCCGTCGAGCAGGATGCGTCCGGAGTCGAGCTCGTAGAACCG
Protein-coding sequences here:
- a CDS encoding energy-coupling factor transporter transmembrane component T family protein is translated as MTLLETRARTGAMAQINPVAKLGASALIALPLILTLDMVSAAVALALECVLFLFAGIGWREFWVRTWPVWLAAPLTGVTIALYGEPSGTVYVEWFLVRVSDGSLALAGATMLRVLAIALPSVVLFVTVDPTDLADGLAQTLRLPARFVLGALAGLRMVGLFVDDWRALELARRARGVADRGRVRRFLGMAFALLVLSIRRGAKLSTAMEARGFGADVRRTWARPARFGAREWMLLLAGAAISASAIIAAVATGAWNFILGPA
- a CDS encoding D-alanyl-D-alanine carboxypeptidase family protein, whose product is MTTSPESTRPATRRELRERAHPQTTESSRAPLPAFGDTLRTPDNTVIDDVPAPNDDAVDDAERFSDAPPLGDTRAAAPSWDTGFAAYAVDTVAVDAVENDPEPAFLSAFDDDDAPTRENPVLSPDASEPSGTAVGSDAADEPSAPQTAWADEKRPPTALTWLDTATLKAESLPEPRSTPDLLDGAHLAPSWRRPGVLIPLGIVGTLCGAYVASTLLWPLDAVAPAAAAVKTEIAPAEAAALTWPETGSAAVAVEGIGPASSTTERDEIASITKVATVLMILDELPLQPGEEGPSFAFDYGDTLEYWQYRNLNQSALDVPVGGSLTQYQMLQGILLGSANNYTDRLSDEIWGSDWAFSQASEKWLSDHGLGGITLASPSGFSEFNTASPADLTKLGQLAMKNPVVAEIVATRSAEIPGAGTVENTNGMLEDAGVVGIKTGTLSHWNLLTAKDVPVGGTSVRVYASVLGQDDDDTRLAVTRQLFAEVEKSLAEQPVAVPAGSVVGHVTAEWGGRVEIVTDADAQVVLWNGATATADTELDLGDATQTGTVVGTLTVDGPTGTAETSVSLADEVAPPSIWWRLTHPMALFGID
- a CDS encoding DUF488 domain-containing protein; translation: MDLRRKRAYDTPSPEDGFRVLVDRLWPRGVSKQNAEIDLWAKDVTPTSELRREWHAAPASDFEIYAARYRAQLAADDAGALRALADELSEHPVVTLVYAARDTEHNHVIVLERALHDLAP
- a CDS encoding aminoglycoside 3'-phosphotransferase — encoded protein: MSIPVMPVVVPPRVRELARGAALECVWQNDLGGLTLRAAPQYGEPFFIKWGPRHDESTMRDEAERMQWAGRWARVPQVLSHGEDAAEEWLVTAALAGDSAVSPYWRERPETAVRAVGEALRAWHDALPVEECPWDWGVAARIDAAEQRGIRVPESLRTPPPIDRLVVAHADACCPNTLLDTNGRWLAHVDLGQMGTADRWADLAVAAMSTEWNYGPGWDDTLIAAYGIAPDPARQAYYRALWNAT
- a CDS encoding ECF transporter S component is translated as MSTSTSSSASTNTGRMRPEIWRWRIVDIVVASVLGVACGVLFLLWNVGYLGPKALLDPLLPGVQGLLDGPWLIAGVLGGLIIRKAGAAIYVETLAAVVSALAGAQWGGFLTIEAGLVQGLGAELIFLLFAYRVWSLPVAMLAGAGAALLGGINNMILWFAGADAAFTVVYLICTVISGAVLAGLLGWLLARGLAATGALDRFGSGREVRKRV
- a CDS encoding ABC transporter ATP-binding protein; the protein is MVSGGIAPAAVEARGWGWRHASRLAWAVRDVTLRIEPGERVLLLGASGAGKSTLMHGLAGVLGGDEEGEAEGELLIDGLPAAAARGRAGLVLQDPDSQVILARVGDDVAFGCENLGLPRDEIWRRVDAALDAVGLDVPRDRPTKALSGGQKQRLALAGSLAMRPGLLLLDEPTANLDPDGIAEVRDAVERMLAAQRTTLIVVEHRLDVWLPLIDRVIVIGDDGAGGTGVIADGNPDAVLTAQGERLAQAGVWVPGFPPKHPAPPASAPGDVLLRGDDLAVARVRGTTVASGIDVAVRAGSTLAITGPNGAGKSTLGLTLAGLLPPASGAVTASDALAGGAGPHPIRWASRQLLTRIGTVFQEPEHQLLASTVQDELAVGPRSLGLAEGEIAARSDELLQRLRLERLAKANPYTLSGGEKRRLTVAAALATRPRVLVLDEPTFGQDARTWQELVAMLADLRDDGAALVTVTHDLDVVEALHAERFTLGVGA